One Aciduliprofundum boonei T469 genomic region harbors:
- a CDS encoding CDC48 family AAA ATPase — MKKNKNEGIVVKVAEARSRDVGRGIARIDPVIFEKMGLMPGDTILIEGKKKTAAMVMRGYPEDEGSGLIRIDGYTRRNAGVGIDDKVTIKKVSATPATQVTFAPTQPLRLMGGEEYLKNLLEGRVITRGDVITLNVMGNTIDLIATVVKPVKDVVLITSSTEIKISEKPAKESQGISMVTYEDIGGLKEEIKKIREMVELPLRHPELFERLGIEPPKGVLLYGPPGTGKTLLAKAVANEANAHFIYLSGPEIMSKFYGQSEENLREIFKEAQDNAPSIIFIDEIDSIAPKRDEVSGEVERRVVAQLLALMDGLESRGKVVVIGATNRPNALDPALRRPGRFDREIEIGIPGKNARKEILEIHTRGVPLAENVDLEKLADMTHGYVGADLAALVKEAAMRALRRVIPEIDLEMEKIPVEILEKLQVTWEDFMDAYREMQPSTMREVLIEKPNIHWDDIGGLEQVKQELREVVEWPMKYRKLFAHMKVKIPKGILLYGPPGTGKTLLAKAVATESEANFISVKGPEFLSKWVGESEKAVREVFRKARQAAPAVIFIDEIDAIAPMRGRDIGSHVTERVVSQILTEMDGLEELHNVTVIAATNRPDILDPALLRPGRFDRIVYVPIPDKDARKEIFKIHLRGRPLAEDVDIDKLAEKTEGYTGADIEAVCNEATILALREFIQSGKNPDEPKDAKIEMKHFEEALKKVKPLSKEEREMYERMVDRFRKRE, encoded by the coding sequence ATGAAAAAAAATAAAAATGAAGGAATAGTGGTGAAAGTAGCGGAAGCACGCTCAAGAGATGTGGGGCGTGGAATTGCAAGGATAGACCCTGTTATATTTGAAAAGATGGGCTTGATGCCCGGAGATACAATATTAATTGAGGGTAAGAAGAAAACAGCTGCAATGGTTATGCGAGGATATCCTGAGGATGAGGGAAGTGGGCTTATAAGAATTGATGGATACACCCGCAGAAATGCTGGTGTTGGAATAGATGATAAAGTCACGATAAAGAAAGTATCTGCTACACCCGCAACTCAAGTTACATTCGCTCCAACTCAGCCTCTTCGCCTTATGGGTGGAGAGGAATACCTCAAGAATCTGCTTGAGGGGAGGGTGATTACCAGGGGTGATGTCATCACGCTCAATGTTATGGGTAATACGATTGATCTCATAGCAACAGTTGTTAAGCCCGTTAAAGATGTGGTATTGATAACCTCCTCCACCGAGATAAAAATAAGTGAGAAGCCTGCAAAGGAATCTCAAGGTATTTCGATGGTTACCTACGAGGATATTGGTGGTCTCAAGGAGGAAATAAAGAAGATTCGCGAGATGGTAGAGTTACCGTTAAGGCATCCAGAGCTATTTGAGAGATTAGGCATTGAACCACCAAAGGGCGTGTTGCTTTATGGACCTCCAGGGACAGGTAAGACCCTGCTTGCTAAGGCTGTTGCAAATGAAGCAAACGCCCATTTCATATACCTCAGTGGACCAGAGATAATGAGTAAATTCTATGGCCAGAGCGAGGAGAATTTAAGGGAGATATTCAAAGAGGCACAGGATAATGCTCCTAGCATAATATTCATAGACGAAATTGATTCCATAGCTCCGAAGAGAGACGAGGTTAGCGGTGAGGTAGAGCGTAGAGTTGTGGCACAATTATTGGCTTTAATGGATGGCTTAGAATCCCGCGGTAAGGTTGTCGTTATAGGTGCAACCAACAGGCCAAATGCATTGGACCCTGCGTTGCGCAGACCTGGAAGATTTGATAGGGAAATTGAAATAGGCATACCTGGAAAGAATGCGAGGAAGGAGATACTTGAGATACATACTCGCGGAGTTCCTCTTGCTGAGAATGTTGATTTGGAAAAACTTGCGGATATGACCCATGGCTATGTGGGGGCAGATTTGGCTGCACTGGTTAAAGAGGCTGCAATGCGCGCATTGAGAAGGGTCATACCTGAAATTGACCTTGAAATGGAGAAAATACCGGTGGAAATACTGGAGAAATTGCAGGTAACTTGGGAGGACTTTATGGACGCATATAGGGAAATGCAGCCCAGCACGATGAGGGAGGTGCTTATAGAAAAGCCGAATATCCATTGGGACGATATAGGAGGTTTGGAGCAGGTAAAGCAAGAGTTGCGCGAGGTTGTAGAATGGCCCATGAAGTATCGTAAGTTATTTGCTCATATGAAGGTCAAGATTCCTAAGGGCATACTACTTTATGGACCTCCAGGCACAGGTAAGACCCTGCTTGCCAAGGCAGTGGCTACTGAGAGTGAGGCGAACTTCATAAGTGTTAAAGGTCCAGAGTTCCTGAGCAAGTGGGTTGGGGAGAGTGAGAAGGCCGTGCGCGAGGTATTCCGTAAGGCAAGACAGGCAGCACCGGCGGTTATATTCATAGATGAGATAGATGCCATTGCACCAATGCGAGGAAGAGATATAGGCTCCCATGTCACAGAGCGTGTGGTATCTCAAATATTGACCGAGATGGATGGTCTGGAAGAATTGCACAATGTTACGGTTATAGCAGCCACAAATCGTCCGGATATACTTGATCCAGCTTTACTTAGGCCCGGGAGGTTCGATCGCATAGTGTATGTACCTATTCCAGATAAGGATGCGAGAAAGGAAATCTTCAAGATACATCTCCGTGGCAGGCCATTGGCAGAGGATGTGGACATAGATAAGCTTGCTGAGAAAACAGAAGGATATACGGGCGCAGATATAGAGGCTGTATGCAATGAAGCAACGATACTTGCACTGAGAGAGTTCATACAGAGCGGTAAGAATCCCGATGAACCAAAGGATGCAAAGATTGAAATGAAGCACTTTGAGGAAGCCCTGAAGAAAGTAAAACCACTTTCAAAAGAAGAAAGAGAAATGTACGAGAGAATGGTGGATCGCTTTAGAAAGAGGGAATGA
- a CDS encoding ABC transporter substrate-binding protein, which produces MNKTTGWIIAIVIVVILIIAGVAVYFGTQPSSQPKPVQKEQLVIGVTDKVSDIDPANAYDFYTWEVLNNIMNGLVTYKPGTTDIEPAIAASWDVNSNASVWTFHLRHDVKYPNGTVLKAQDVVWSIERVMRINGDPAWLVTSFVKKVTAPDDFTVVFTLKHPTAYFLALLTDPPYFPVSRAYDPNHIQSDQTAGGAGPYYITKWVRDQELDLQANPYYYGPQPKIKKIIIKFYKDATTMRLALENGEINIAWRTLRPTDIKSLKEEGKYNVVEIPSSYIRYICMNTVKGPTKDVRVRQALAYAVDRQQIAERVFQGTVEPLYTLIPIGMWSHKDVFKEKYGASPNLNAAKQLLQEAGYSTTNKLKIDLWYTPSHYGDTEADLAQLLKQQWEATGMIEVNIKSAEWQTYLQYARTGSMEVYMFGWYPDYLDPDDYTTPFLSSVDNANGWAGTGYNSSQMNQILSEAQQLTNKTQREKLYIQAQELLAQDVPYIPIIQGKLYVVAQKDIGGIIIGPDMIFHYNYLYFK; this is translated from the coding sequence ATGAATAAGACAACAGGATGGATTATAGCCATAGTTATTGTAGTGATTTTAATAATAGCTGGAGTTGCAGTGTACTTTGGCACACAGCCCTCTTCACAGCCCAAACCAGTTCAAAAAGAGCAATTGGTAATTGGTGTAACAGATAAAGTTTCTGACATAGACCCAGCAAATGCTTACGACTTCTATACTTGGGAAGTTTTGAACAATATAATGAATGGTTTGGTGACATACAAACCAGGAACCACAGATATAGAACCGGCAATAGCTGCAAGTTGGGATGTAAATTCTAACGCAAGTGTGTGGACATTCCATCTCAGGCATGATGTAAAGTATCCAAATGGAACAGTCCTGAAAGCACAGGATGTTGTTTGGAGTATTGAGAGGGTTATGAGAATAAACGGTGACCCTGCATGGCTAGTTACCTCATTTGTCAAAAAGGTTACTGCTCCCGATGATTTCACCGTTGTATTCACTTTAAAGCACCCAACAGCTTACTTCCTAGCTCTTCTGACAGACCCACCATATTTCCCGGTAAGTAGAGCATACGATCCAAACCACATACAGAGCGATCAAACTGCTGGAGGCGCTGGACCGTACTACATAACCAAGTGGGTAAGAGATCAAGAGCTTGACCTGCAAGCAAATCCATATTACTACGGGCCTCAACCAAAGATAAAGAAGATAATTATCAAATTCTACAAAGATGCAACTACAATGAGACTCGCCTTGGAAAATGGAGAGATCAATATCGCTTGGAGAACTCTTAGGCCCACAGATATAAAGAGCCTTAAGGAAGAGGGCAAGTACAATGTTGTTGAGATACCAAGCTCTTACATTAGATACATTTGTATGAACACCGTGAAAGGTCCAACTAAGGATGTGCGTGTTAGACAGGCATTGGCATATGCTGTGGATAGACAACAGATTGCAGAGAGAGTGTTCCAAGGAACTGTGGAGCCTTTATACACATTGATACCCATTGGAATGTGGTCCCACAAGGATGTGTTCAAGGAGAAATACGGTGCTTCTCCAAATCTAAATGCAGCCAAGCAATTACTCCAAGAGGCTGGTTATAGCACAACAAACAAATTGAAGATTGATCTTTGGTACACACCTTCTCATTATGGAGATACTGAGGCAGATTTGGCCCAGCTTCTTAAGCAGCAGTGGGAAGCTACCGGTATGATTGAAGTAAACATAAAGAGTGCTGAATGGCAAACATATCTACAATATGCAAGAACTGGATCAATGGAAGTATACATGTTCGGATGGTATCCAGATTACCTTGATCCAGATGATTACACCACCCCATTCTTGTCCTCCGTGGATAATGCAAATGGATGGGCTGGAACTGGATACAACAGCAGTCAGATGAACCAAATACTCTCAGAGGCACAACAACTGACTAACAAGACACAGAGAGAAAAATTATACATACAGGCACAAGAGCTCCTTGCACAGGATGTGCCCTATATACCAATAATACAAGGCAAGCTATATGTGGTAGCACAGAAAGATATCGGTGGAATAATCATTGGTCCAGATATGATTTTCCACTATAACTATCTATACTTCAAATGA
- a CDS encoding Hsp20/alpha crystallin family protein, giving the protein MMFGDRVFKEMYDIMTEMERELNAIRKEYTQDYKMPVMDMYETEDELVVIMELPGVKKEDIVLNVTPSTLEVTAELKEEKEDNRKYHKKERIIRKYYRSITLPTKVSVDNVDAKYENGMLIVRFKKEAGEKKRVEIH; this is encoded by the coding sequence ATGATGTTCGGAGACAGGGTATTCAAGGAAATGTACGACATAATGACCGAGATGGAGAGGGAACTTAACGCCATACGCAAAGAGTACACTCAGGATTACAAGATGCCAGTGATGGACATGTACGAAACCGAGGATGAGTTAGTGGTTATCATGGAATTGCCCGGAGTTAAGAAAGAGGACATAGTACTCAATGTGACGCCATCAACATTGGAAGTGACAGCAGAACTGAAAGAGGAGAAAGAAGATAATAGAAAGTATCACAAGAAAGAGAGGATCATACGCAAGTACTACAGAAGCATCACATTGCCAACAAAGGTCTCCGTGGACAATGTGGATGCAAAGTATGAAAATGGAATGCTCATAGTTCGCTTCAAGAAGGAAGCGGGCGAGAAGAAGAGAGTTGAAATTCATTAA
- a CDS encoding Lrp/AsnC family transcriptional regulator — translation MNLDDRDRKIIELLLKNSRMNYSEIAKVLGISDTAVRKRIRNMEKNGVIRGYTLSVDPHTLGYKCVAILGIDTESEKFYYVANALKDMDEVKCVDMASGENMIVVEIWAKDGEQLARIISENIGKIDGVKKVKSSIVLQKLKG, via the coding sequence ATGAACCTAGATGATAGAGACAGGAAAATCATAGAACTCCTACTCAAAAATTCAAGAATGAATTATTCTGAAATCGCAAAGGTATTGGGTATAAGTGATACTGCTGTAAGGAAAAGAATTAGAAATATGGAGAAAAATGGAGTAATCCGAGGGTATACTCTATCTGTAGATCCCCACACCTTGGGCTATAAATGTGTTGCCATTTTGGGCATAGATACAGAATCGGAGAAATTTTACTATGTGGCTAATGCTCTTAAAGATATGGATGAGGTAAAATGCGTGGATATGGCAAGTGGGGAGAATATGATAGTGGTTGAAATCTGGGCAAAGGATGGAGAGCAACTTGCAAGAATAATCTCCGAGAACATAGGCAAGATAGATGGAGTCAAGAAGGTAAAATCATCCATTGTTTTGCAAAAATTGAAAGGGTGA
- a CDS encoding transporter substrate-binding domain-containing protein → MSHHKFLYLLIVLLLLSSLFPLVYSAPPRTGGGKGIVKIAIDKNLPPYSYIDQNGNLVGFNIELLKAMEEYTNFTFDFVPGNWDQCMFRLQNGEVDALMATVPTPQRNKSFAFTETYMHLYFDFYQRASLKSINKISEIGNHTIAVVRGDVTEIFLKNWMNETHEKVYLVEVATPQEGLKLVNTNSVDLFVYEIHTSSYYIAKYNLNNVRLTNIQAFSLPIAIAVRKNEPWLVQELNYAIDKVKNSGKYTILYNKWFNPPTNEQIPFYLYVATVALVASVSVIAYLGVRYRRASKRMSAQQKRIENLISLSQTLMEKMPIGIIYLKNGRCVYANPEAMKILGYSFKEINEKRLFRHFLKDGEIKMKTKDGRTKWVFTKSIIYGGGKIISLIDITDKKMLEIKEQKRFEYINNMLDALRNPMQNILFAVEKIEDPKMQEIIKKESDKISNILKEETE, encoded by the coding sequence ATGAGCCACCATAAATTTCTTTACTTGCTAATCGTGCTACTCCTGCTCTCATCCCTATTCCCATTAGTTTATTCTGCACCACCAAGAACTGGTGGGGGAAAAGGTATTGTTAAAATTGCAATTGATAAAAATTTGCCCCCATACTCATACATAGACCAAAATGGAAATTTGGTGGGATTTAATATAGAGCTTCTAAAGGCCATGGAAGAATACACAAATTTCACATTTGATTTCGTTCCTGGAAATTGGGATCAATGCATGTTCCGTCTTCAAAATGGAGAGGTTGATGCTTTAATGGCCACGGTTCCAACCCCGCAGAGGAATAAAAGCTTTGCATTCACAGAAACCTATATGCACCTTTATTTTGATTTTTACCAGAGGGCAAGTTTAAAGTCAATAAATAAGATAAGTGAAATAGGAAACCACACAATTGCAGTGGTTAGAGGAGATGTAACTGAAATATTCCTCAAGAACTGGATGAACGAGACGCACGAAAAAGTGTACCTGGTGGAAGTTGCCACACCCCAAGAGGGTTTGAAGCTGGTAAATACAAACAGCGTAGATTTATTTGTGTACGAAATTCACACATCCTCGTACTACATTGCAAAATATAACTTGAATAATGTTCGTCTTACAAATATCCAAGCATTCTCTCTGCCTATCGCAATAGCTGTAAGGAAGAATGAGCCATGGTTGGTACAGGAGTTAAACTATGCAATTGATAAAGTTAAAAATAGTGGAAAATACACTATTTTGTACAACAAATGGTTCAATCCTCCCACAAACGAGCAAATACCTTTTTATCTTTATGTTGCCACCGTAGCATTGGTCGCTTCTGTGAGCGTTATAGCATACCTGGGAGTGAGATATAGAAGAGCTTCTAAGAGAATGAGCGCTCAACAGAAAAGAATTGAAAACTTAATTAGCTTATCTCAAACTTTGATGGAAAAGATGCCTATTGGAATAATTTACCTCAAAAATGGAAGATGCGTATATGCAAATCCTGAAGCAATGAAAATATTAGGCTATAGTTTCAAGGAAATAAATGAAAAAAGGCTCTTCAGACACTTTTTGAAAGATGGGGAAATCAAGATGAAAACGAAGGATGGTAGGACTAAATGGGTGTTTACAAAATCCATAATCTACGGAGGAGGGAAAATAATCAGCTTGATTGATATAACGGATAAAAAAATGTTAGAAATAAAAGAGCAAAAAAGGTTTGAATACATAAATAACATGCTAGATGCTTTGAGAAACCCCATGCAAAACATACTTTTTGCCGTGGAAAAAATTGAAGATCCTAAGATGCAGGAAATAATAAAAAAAGAAAGCGATAAAATTTCCAATATTCTGAAAGAAGAAACAGAATGA
- a CDS encoding ABC transporter permease has product MASRGIGRYIVIRALLIIPMIIILYTVVFFFLRILPGDPIMAVVGAKNIPPAELQHLRHLAGLDKPLWYQYFDYLGKVFVGNFGVTLASPSGKPVMDFIAQRFPATLELTIWGFAFSVLIGLVTGAIGAWKKGTKIDTAMRFYSILVYTLFIPWFGMMLQYFFGVYLHWLPTSGRIAPGMNIHTITGLYVLDSILTGNWPALVSSIKHLILPALTLGIVLSGAYTRLVRNNMVEVLSMDFIRSYFARGVKNRKVMWYALKNAFIPVITLMGLQFAILLGGAVLTETTFSWPGMGTFLLDRISYRDYTSIQGTVIFIAIFIGVISLIVDIVYALLDPRVKY; this is encoded by the coding sequence ATGGCCTCTAGAGGTATTGGAAGATACATTGTGATTAGAGCGCTTTTAATAATTCCAATGATAATCATCCTATATACCGTTGTGTTCTTTTTCCTTAGGATTTTGCCTGGAGACCCGATAATGGCTGTAGTAGGTGCTAAAAATATACCTCCAGCAGAGCTGCAACATTTAAGGCATCTTGCAGGACTGGATAAACCATTGTGGTATCAATACTTTGATTACCTAGGGAAAGTATTTGTTGGTAATTTTGGAGTTACACTAGCATCACCAAGCGGCAAACCAGTTATGGATTTTATAGCCCAAAGATTTCCCGCCACTCTGGAGCTAACCATCTGGGGATTTGCGTTCAGCGTTCTCATAGGACTGGTTACTGGTGCAATAGGAGCATGGAAAAAGGGCACAAAAATTGACACAGCAATGAGATTCTATAGTATATTGGTTTATACTCTTTTCATACCTTGGTTTGGAATGATGCTCCAATACTTCTTTGGCGTATACCTTCACTGGCTTCCAACCTCGGGCAGGATTGCTCCGGGTATGAACATTCACACGATAACAGGGCTCTATGTACTTGATAGTATTCTAACAGGCAACTGGCCCGCACTAGTAAGTTCCATAAAACACCTAATATTACCAGCATTAACTTTAGGAATTGTGTTAAGCGGAGCATATACAAGGCTTGTAAGAAATAATATGGTAGAGGTTCTGAGCATGGACTTCATACGCTCTTACTTTGCAAGAGGTGTAAAAAATAGAAAGGTAATGTGGTATGCACTAAAGAATGCTTTCATACCTGTAATCACCCTTATGGGACTGCAATTTGCAATATTGTTAGGTGGCGCAGTTTTGACGGAGACAACATTTAGCTGGCCCGGTATGGGCACATTCCTTTTAGACAGAATTAGTTACAGAGATTACACTTCCATCCAAGGCACCGTGATATTCATAGCCATATTCATAGGTGTAATAAGCTTGATTGTAGACATAGTGTATGCACTCTTGGACCCAAGGGTGAAGTATTGA
- a CDS encoding ABC transporter ATP-binding protein — MDNIVLDVRNLSVYYYTIAGTVRAVENVSFKIERGDWVTFVGESGSGKSTVAHALVNLVPNPGKIVKGEIIFNGKNLITMDIEELRKIRGKDISMIFQDPMTSLDPLRKIGDQIMEVMIEHGVDEEEAKKRAKELLRSVNIPEDRLDYYPHQLSGGQRQRIIISMAMAFHSKLIIADEPTTALDVIVQDSIMDLLEDLRKSGTSVFFITHDISLASERSSKIGIMYAGKLVEFGLVDQIIENPKHPYTAALFQSTPDLWVDKTITSIPGYPPDLRDPPKGCRFYPRCQVFKENSNLKGVCNGKEPVMKEVEPGHFVACHLYGD, encoded by the coding sequence ATGGACAACATAGTACTTGATGTTAGAAATTTGAGTGTATACTATTACACTATCGCTGGCACGGTTAGGGCTGTTGAGAATGTATCGTTCAAAATAGAGAGGGGTGATTGGGTTACTTTCGTAGGAGAGAGTGGAAGTGGGAAGTCAACGGTAGCTCACGCACTTGTTAACCTTGTTCCAAATCCCGGAAAAATAGTTAAAGGCGAAATCATATTTAATGGAAAGAACCTAATTACTATGGATATAGAAGAACTTAGGAAAATTAGAGGAAAGGATATTAGCATGATTTTCCAAGATCCTATGACGAGCTTGGATCCATTGAGAAAAATAGGTGACCAAATAATGGAAGTTATGATTGAGCATGGCGTTGATGAGGAAGAAGCTAAAAAAAGAGCTAAGGAGCTGTTAAGAAGCGTGAATATACCAGAAGATAGGCTAGATTACTACCCCCACCAATTAAGCGGAGGACAAAGACAGAGAATTATTATCTCCATGGCTATGGCTTTTCATTCAAAATTAATAATTGCCGATGAGCCTACAACCGCCCTAGATGTAATCGTCCAAGATTCAATTATGGACTTGCTAGAAGATCTAAGAAAAAGTGGTACCAGTGTTTTCTTTATCACTCACGATATATCCCTGGCCTCCGAAAGAAGTTCAAAAATTGGAATAATGTATGCTGGAAAACTTGTAGAATTCGGATTAGTTGACCAAATTATCGAAAATCCTAAGCATCCTTATACAGCAGCACTTTTCCAGAGCACTCCTGATCTTTGGGTTGATAAAACAATAACCTCTATTCCAGGTTATCCCCCAGATTTGAGAGATCCTCCAAAGGGATGCAGGTTTTATCCGAGATGCCAAGTGTTCAAGGAAAATTCAAATTTAAAAGGTGTGTGTAATGGAAAAGAGCCCGTGATGAAAGAAGTTGAGCCCGGGCACTTTGTTGCCTGTCATCTCTATGGTGATTAA
- a CDS encoding C4-dicarboxylate ABC transporter, with the protein MSSFSEHIKNFSPSWFATVMGTGVFATSTYLLSFGNPIMLTLAHFITVLNFLMFFVILVPWTARWIFYPKNALADFLHPIRSNFYVTFGVGMLALSTNFFVVEKIPSVGLAFWIAGTIEVMINAFVYMFFVFLNRRIKLEDINPSMFIMTTGLFLIWGAGRAAIPYMRDIGLETLNITFDFTFGTAFFLYIGFQTIWLHRYILSEPLKSSQMPLFWINLGPIGAALSALLSPPVIVEFKYIALFFASLFWGYGIWWFILSVATTIYYAKRISMPYKTVWWAFTFPLGAYIIGTYYYAQQKNYTTLIYFDIAIYIMLFILWTITAALTLYHIIKGGIREKENLD; encoded by the coding sequence GTGAGTAGTTTCAGCGAGCATATAAAAAACTTTTCGCCATCATGGTTTGCAACCGTTATGGGCACTGGTGTATTTGCCACTTCAACATATCTATTATCTTTTGGAAATCCCATTATGCTCACACTAGCTCATTTCATAACTGTACTAAACTTCCTCATGTTTTTCGTAATTCTCGTGCCTTGGACAGCAAGGTGGATTTTCTACCCAAAAAATGCTCTCGCAGATTTTCTGCATCCGATAAGATCCAACTTCTATGTCACATTCGGAGTAGGCATGCTCGCACTATCTACAAATTTTTTCGTGGTAGAGAAAATCCCTTCCGTGGGACTTGCATTCTGGATCGCCGGTACTATTGAAGTTATGATTAATGCCTTCGTGTATATGTTCTTCGTATTCCTAAACAGAAGGATAAAATTGGAAGATATAAATCCATCCATGTTCATAATGACTACTGGGTTGTTTCTTATATGGGGTGCTGGAAGAGCAGCAATACCTTATATGAGAGACATAGGCCTTGAAACCCTGAATATCACATTTGATTTTACCTTTGGCACTGCTTTCTTTCTTTACATAGGTTTTCAAACAATCTGGCTTCATAGATACATTCTATCAGAACCCCTTAAATCATCTCAAATGCCTCTATTCTGGATAAATCTTGGGCCCATCGGTGCTGCTTTATCAGCCCTTTTATCACCACCCGTCATTGTGGAATTTAAATACATCGCGTTATTTTTTGCATCTCTTTTCTGGGGCTACGGTATCTGGTGGTTCATACTTTCAGTGGCAACCACCATATATTACGCAAAAAGAATTTCAATGCCCTATAAAACAGTGTGGTGGGCCTTCACTTTCCCTCTGGGCGCTTATATAATAGGGACATACTATTACGCACAACAAAAAAATTACACCACATTGATATATTTTGACATAGCCATATACATAATGTTGTTCATTCTGTGGACAATCACCGCTGCCCTTACTCTGTACCACATAATAAAAGGAGGCATAAGGGAAAAAGAAAACCTCGACTAA
- a CDS encoding ABC transporter permease gives MELADKIFNPIIKSLFKKVPGRWMLITGLTIVLIVIILAIFAPWISPYNPTESTNDTFAPPSWKHPMGTNRIGQDMFSRILWGGRIMLYVVAIATLLSMSVGIPLGLISGYYRGKMDRTLSIIMDSIYAFPAIILAIVISVALGPSPMNTAVAISFVYVPTYFRMVRGQTLSFREQLFVEGARAVGAKNKDIMFKYILPNLVPTILVVFSLSVADTILTEAGLSFLGLSVVPPTPDWGYDLKVGQPFFLDGYWWLVIFPGFMIMIFAMAFALIGEALSERTSLGTR, from the coding sequence ATGGAACTAGCAGATAAAATATTTAATCCAATAATAAAATCTCTCTTCAAGAAAGTTCCCGGCAGATGGATGCTAATAACCGGACTAACTATAGTGCTGATTGTCATCATACTGGCCATATTTGCTCCCTGGATTTCTCCCTATAATCCCACGGAATCTACAAACGATACCTTTGCACCCCCAAGTTGGAAACACCCCATGGGCACAAATAGAATAGGTCAAGATATGTTCTCCCGCATACTTTGGGGTGGAAGAATTATGCTCTATGTTGTTGCCATAGCAACACTGTTATCAATGAGTGTTGGAATACCCCTTGGGCTCATATCTGGATATTATCGAGGTAAAATGGATAGAACCCTTAGCATCATTATGGATAGCATTTATGCTTTTCCAGCAATAATCTTAGCCATTGTGATTTCCGTTGCCTTGGGACCTAGTCCAATGAATACCGCAGTGGCTATATCTTTTGTTTATGTACCAACATATTTCAGAATGGTACGCGGTCAAACTTTAAGTTTTAGAGAACAATTATTTGTGGAAGGTGCTAGAGCAGTGGGGGCTAAAAACAAAGATATTATGTTTAAATACATACTCCCAAATCTTGTACCTACAATCCTCGTGGTATTCTCTCTAAGTGTAGCAGATACAATTTTAACTGAGGCGGGTTTGAGTTTCTTGGGCTTATCTGTTGTACCTCCAACACCAGACTGGGGATATGACTTAAAAGTGGGCCAACCATTCTTCTTGGATGGGTATTGGTGGCTGGTAATATTCCCCGGCTTTATGATCATGATCTTCGCTATGGCATTTGCTCTGATAGGAGAGGCTCTTAGTGAGAGAACCTCTCTTGGAACGAGGTGA